In Oryctolagus cuniculus chromosome X, mOryCun1.1, whole genome shotgun sequence, a single window of DNA contains:
- the AKAP4 gene encoding A-kinase anchor protein 4 isoform X3, which produces MEDKDCKDATSSSPENELNLDHLEEKEIIVIKDTENQDQSKTEGSVCLFKQAPSDPISVLNWLLNDLQKYALGFQHALSPSASSCKHKVGDTENEPQKLSPENCYSVYADHLNMDYTGNGPQRVHLEMAASKNTNNNQSPSSPQAKSSSTQRSVVSPEGECSMDDLSYYVNRLSSLVIQMARKEIKEKLEGGSKCFHHSNYPPSGDKGKNSPRSAVSKIASELAHDAVELTSTEMRGNGEEEYRDGGRKTFLYSELSNKNKSAEKQMCPRDSKEFADSISKGLMVYANQVASDMMVSVMKTLKVHSSGKPIPACVVLKRVLLKHTKEIVSDLIDSCMKNLHNITGVLMTDSDFVSAVKRNLFNHGRQNAADIMEAMLKRLVSALLGEKKETKSQSLSYAALKAGSHDLKSKNQSLEFSAMKAEMKGKDKGKMKDQCNSLTSAEKVGEHILKESLTMWNQKQGNQGKMSNKLCSSKEDKRERISPSTDSLAKDLIVSALMLIQYHLTQQAKGRDSYEEDGPSSTMGYMSQSAQYEKCGNGQSTKSLSMKHLESRGGPGPSTSPKDSQQMDSQKLDMSNIVLSLIQKLLSESSFNSDEFEGYNKNSDTRTSKLSAMSKRTERGEDQCLDNQELDFMSGMKQVNRQFIDQLVESVMKLCLIMAKYSNNGTALAELEEQAALANNSNFSSRCSHVGAMSQNFQDSPGPEVIVNNQSCTSSLQKQLQAVLQWIAASQFNVPMLYFMGDDDGQLEKLPEVSAKAAEKGYSVGDLLQEVMKFAKERQLDEAVGNMARKQLLDWLLANL; this is translated from the exons acGGAGGGATCTGTGTGCCTTTTCAAACAAGCTCCCTCTGATCCCATAAGTGTCCTTAATTGGCTTCTTAATGACCTCCAAAAATATGCCTTGGGTTTCCAACATGCACTGAGCCCTTCAGCCTCAAGTTGCAAACATAAAGTaggagacacagaaaatgaaCCTCAGAAATTATCCCCTGAGAACTGCTACAGTGTCTACGCTGATCACCTAAACATGGATTATACGGGAAATGGACCTCAAAGAGTACATCTAGAAATGGCAGCATCCAAAAACACCAACAATAACCAAAGTCCTTCAAGTCCTCAAGCCAAATCTTCAAGTACCCAGAGGTCAGTTGTCTCCCCTGAAGGAGAATGTTCTATGGATGACCTTTCCTACTATGTCAACCGACTGTCTTCTCTGGTAATCCAGATGGCCCGTAAGGAAATCAAGGAGAAGTTGGAAGGTGGAAGCAAATGCTTCCATCATTCAAACTATCCACCTTCTGGGGACAAAGGGAAGAACAGTCCCCGTAGTGCTGTGAGCAAGATTGCTTCTGAATTGGCCCACGATGCTGTGGAACTGACCTCAACAGAAATGCGTGGCAATGGGGAGGAGGAGTACAGGGATGGTGGCAGGAAAACCTTTCTGTATAGTGAGTTGTCCAACAAGAACAAGAGTGCAGAAAAACAGATGTGCCCAAGAGATAGTAAAGAGTTTGCAGATTCCATTAGCAAGGGGCTCATGGTTTATGCCAATCAGGTGGCATCTGACATGATGGTCTCTGTTATGAAAACCTTGAAAGTGCATAGTTCCGGAAAGCCAATTCCAGCCTGTGTGGTCCTAAAGAGGGTGCTGTTAAAGCACACCAAGGAAATTGTGTCTGATTTGATTGATTCCTGTATGAAGAATCTGCATAATATAACTGGGGTCCTCATGACTGACTCAGACTTTGTCTCAGCTGTCAAGAGGAATCTGTTCAACCATGGAAGACAAAATGCTGCGGATATCATGGAGGCCATGCTGAAGCGCTTAGTTAGTGCCCTTCTTGGAGAGAAGAAGGAGACTAAGTCTCAGAGTTTGTCATACGCAGCTTTGAAAGCTGGATCCCACGATCTCAAATCTAAGAATCAGAGTCTTGAATTCTCAGCCATGAAAGCTGAGATGAAGGGGAAGGATAAAGGCAAAATGAAAGATCAGTGCAATTCATTGACCAGTGCTGAGAAAGTTGGTGAACATATTCTCAAGGAGAGTCTGACTATGTGGAACCAAAAGCAGGGAAATCAGGGCAAGATGAGTAACAAGCTATGCTCAAGCAAAGAAGATAAAAGAGAAAGGATCAGCCCTTCCACAGATTCATTGGCCAAGGACCTGATTGTATCTGCCCTTATGCTGATCCAGTACCATCTGACCCAGCAAGCCAAAGGCAGAGACTCATATGAAGAAGATGGTCCCAGTTCCACCATGGGCTATATGAGTCAGAGTGCCCAGTATGAAAAGTGTGGAAATGGCCAAAGTACCAAATCGCTTTCGATGAAACATCTGGAATCTCGTGGAGGTCCTGGACCATCTACCTCTCCAAAAGATAGTCAACAGATGGACTCCCAGAAACTGGACATGTCAAACATCGTTCTATCACTGATTCAGAAGCTGCTTAGTGAAAGCTCCTTCAACAGTGACGAATTTGAAGGTTACAACAAGAATTCTGACACCAGGACAAGCAAACTAAGCGCCATGTCCAAGAGAACTGAGAGAGGGGAAGATCAATGCCTGGACAATCAAGAACTGGACTTTATGAGTGGGATGAAGCAAGTGAACCGCCAATTCATAGATCAACTGGTAGAATCGGTGATGAAGCTCTGCCTCATCATGGCCAAGTACAGCAATAATGGGACAGCCCTGGCTGAGTTAGAAGAGCAAGCAGCCTTGGCGAACAATTCCAATTTCAGCTCTCGATGCAGTCACGTAGGTGCCATGTCCCAGAACTTCCAGGACTCCCCGGGGCCAGAAGTGATCGTGAATAATCAGAGCTGTACCAGCAGCTTGCAGAAGCAGCTCCAAGCTGTCCTGCAGTGGATCGCAGCCTCCCAATTTAACGTGCCCATGCTCTACTTCATGGGAGATGATGATGGACAACTGGAGAAG CTTCCCGAGGTTTCAGCCAAGGCAGCAGAGAAGGGGTACAGTGTGGGAGATCTGCTTCAGGAGGTCATGAAGTTTGCCAAGGAACGTCAACTGGATGAAGCTGTGGGTAACATGGCTAGGAAGCAGCTGTTAGACTGGCTGCTCGCTAACCTGTGA
- the AKAP4 gene encoding A-kinase anchor protein 4 isoform X2 — MSDDIDWLHSRRGVCKVDLYSPRGQQDQDRKVICFVDVSTLNMEDKDCKDATSSSPENELNLDHLEEKEIIVIKDTENQDQSKTEGSVCLFKQAPSDPISVLNWLLNDLQKYALGFQHALSPSASSCKHKVGDTENEPQKLSPENCYSVYADHLNMDYTGNGPQRVHLEMAASKNTNNNQSPSSPQAKSSSTQRSVVSPEGECSMDDLSYYVNRLSSLVIQMARKEIKEKLEGGSKCFHHSNYPPSGDKGKNSPRSAVSKIASELAHDAVELTSTEMRGNGEEEYRDGGRKTFLYSELSNKNKSAEKQMCPRDSKEFADSISKGLMVYANQVASDMMVSVMKTLKVHSSGKPIPACVVLKRVLLKHTKEIVSDLIDSCMKNLHNITGVLMTDSDFVSAVKRNLFNHGRQNAADIMEAMLKRLVSALLGEKKETKSQSLSYAALKAGSHDLKSKNQSLEFSAMKAEMKGKDKGKMKDQCNSLTSAEKVGEHILKESLTMWNQKQGNQGKMSNKLCSSKEDKRERISPSTDSLAKDLIVSALMLIQYHLTQQAKGRDSYEEDGPSSTMGYMSQSAQYEKCGNGQSTKSLSMKHLESRGGPGPSTSPKDSQQMDSQKLDMSNIVLSLIQKLLSESSFNSDEFEGYNKNSDTRTSKLSAMSKRTERGEDQCLDNQELDFMSGMKQVNRQFIDQLVESVMKLCLIMAKYSNNGTALAELEEQAALANNSNFSSRCSHVGAMSQNFQDSPGPEVIVNNQSCTSSLQKQLQAVLQWIAASQFNVPMLYFMGDDDGQLEKLPEVSAKAAEKGYSVGDLLQEVMKFAKERQLDEAVGNMARKQLLDWLLANL, encoded by the exons acGGAGGGATCTGTGTGCCTTTTCAAACAAGCTCCCTCTGATCCCATAAGTGTCCTTAATTGGCTTCTTAATGACCTCCAAAAATATGCCTTGGGTTTCCAACATGCACTGAGCCCTTCAGCCTCAAGTTGCAAACATAAAGTaggagacacagaaaatgaaCCTCAGAAATTATCCCCTGAGAACTGCTACAGTGTCTACGCTGATCACCTAAACATGGATTATACGGGAAATGGACCTCAAAGAGTACATCTAGAAATGGCAGCATCCAAAAACACCAACAATAACCAAAGTCCTTCAAGTCCTCAAGCCAAATCTTCAAGTACCCAGAGGTCAGTTGTCTCCCCTGAAGGAGAATGTTCTATGGATGACCTTTCCTACTATGTCAACCGACTGTCTTCTCTGGTAATCCAGATGGCCCGTAAGGAAATCAAGGAGAAGTTGGAAGGTGGAAGCAAATGCTTCCATCATTCAAACTATCCACCTTCTGGGGACAAAGGGAAGAACAGTCCCCGTAGTGCTGTGAGCAAGATTGCTTCTGAATTGGCCCACGATGCTGTGGAACTGACCTCAACAGAAATGCGTGGCAATGGGGAGGAGGAGTACAGGGATGGTGGCAGGAAAACCTTTCTGTATAGTGAGTTGTCCAACAAGAACAAGAGTGCAGAAAAACAGATGTGCCCAAGAGATAGTAAAGAGTTTGCAGATTCCATTAGCAAGGGGCTCATGGTTTATGCCAATCAGGTGGCATCTGACATGATGGTCTCTGTTATGAAAACCTTGAAAGTGCATAGTTCCGGAAAGCCAATTCCAGCCTGTGTGGTCCTAAAGAGGGTGCTGTTAAAGCACACCAAGGAAATTGTGTCTGATTTGATTGATTCCTGTATGAAGAATCTGCATAATATAACTGGGGTCCTCATGACTGACTCAGACTTTGTCTCAGCTGTCAAGAGGAATCTGTTCAACCATGGAAGACAAAATGCTGCGGATATCATGGAGGCCATGCTGAAGCGCTTAGTTAGTGCCCTTCTTGGAGAGAAGAAGGAGACTAAGTCTCAGAGTTTGTCATACGCAGCTTTGAAAGCTGGATCCCACGATCTCAAATCTAAGAATCAGAGTCTTGAATTCTCAGCCATGAAAGCTGAGATGAAGGGGAAGGATAAAGGCAAAATGAAAGATCAGTGCAATTCATTGACCAGTGCTGAGAAAGTTGGTGAACATATTCTCAAGGAGAGTCTGACTATGTGGAACCAAAAGCAGGGAAATCAGGGCAAGATGAGTAACAAGCTATGCTCAAGCAAAGAAGATAAAAGAGAAAGGATCAGCCCTTCCACAGATTCATTGGCCAAGGACCTGATTGTATCTGCCCTTATGCTGATCCAGTACCATCTGACCCAGCAAGCCAAAGGCAGAGACTCATATGAAGAAGATGGTCCCAGTTCCACCATGGGCTATATGAGTCAGAGTGCCCAGTATGAAAAGTGTGGAAATGGCCAAAGTACCAAATCGCTTTCGATGAAACATCTGGAATCTCGTGGAGGTCCTGGACCATCTACCTCTCCAAAAGATAGTCAACAGATGGACTCCCAGAAACTGGACATGTCAAACATCGTTCTATCACTGATTCAGAAGCTGCTTAGTGAAAGCTCCTTCAACAGTGACGAATTTGAAGGTTACAACAAGAATTCTGACACCAGGACAAGCAAACTAAGCGCCATGTCCAAGAGAACTGAGAGAGGGGAAGATCAATGCCTGGACAATCAAGAACTGGACTTTATGAGTGGGATGAAGCAAGTGAACCGCCAATTCATAGATCAACTGGTAGAATCGGTGATGAAGCTCTGCCTCATCATGGCCAAGTACAGCAATAATGGGACAGCCCTGGCTGAGTTAGAAGAGCAAGCAGCCTTGGCGAACAATTCCAATTTCAGCTCTCGATGCAGTCACGTAGGTGCCATGTCCCAGAACTTCCAGGACTCCCCGGGGCCAGAAGTGATCGTGAATAATCAGAGCTGTACCAGCAGCTTGCAGAAGCAGCTCCAAGCTGTCCTGCAGTGGATCGCAGCCTCCCAATTTAACGTGCCCATGCTCTACTTCATGGGAGATGATGATGGACAACTGGAGAAG CTTCCCGAGGTTTCAGCCAAGGCAGCAGAGAAGGGGTACAGTGTGGGAGATCTGCTTCAGGAGGTCATGAAGTTTGCCAAGGAACGTCAACTGGATGAAGCTGTGGGTAACATGGCTAGGAAGCAGCTGTTAGACTGGCTGCTCGCTAACCTGTGA